The segment AGAAAACAGTTGAGGAAATAGAAATGCTGAGATGGAATGTGCTTTAGGAAGTGTTACATAAAATGCGCTCCTCCGTCCTCTCACTACATAGCCACCACAAAGACAGTTCCCTACAATACCCCTCCAACACCTACCCCACCCCCCCCATACTCCCTCTATCTTCAATTTAAAATATGCACAAGATCCTTCCTTCATAAGTATCCAAAGGACAAACCACTCTGCCTCAcgttcttcctccctccttcagaAAATAACACAGAGGGCACAGCTTTCTAAAAcagccccccaccaccaccacacacaaacaATAAACCTCACCTTTCATTTCATAGCAGTCTTTCCCTCAGTCCTTATGTCAACAACATGTCATTCTGAAATGTTATGTCACAATGTTCAGTGTGTAAAAATGGTATGGCGACATGGTGGGGATATCTCTGCAACGTAAATCTCTCGGCTTCTTTATGGAAGGCTAGTCTTATGCAAtattatgctctctctctctctctctctctctctactttactCCCTCTTTATGCCTcgctccctccaacccctccccttGCTCTCTCGCGCCATTGCTCTCTGCATCGGCACGTGACACAACGCCTGCACATGGCCCAAGCgtgtgagagagggagtaagggggagggagagacagagtgagaggttTTAAAACATGCAAGGAGAACACTCAACTGGGCTCTCTCGTTTTTTACTGTACTGCAGAGTCTTTCTTTAACCCTTTCCTCTCCATGGGTCATTCAAATGATGTATTGTGCTAAACATTTCTACGATTGATTCCGGAATTGGATCATTTCTCTAAGCACTCTTGACTGTATTCCCTGGTCTGTAACGCATCTATATATTGTGTTCTTTGTAAAGTTAGTCTGTTTGTGTAGAAGGGATTCAGCAGATCTGTTTCGGTCCGGTGTGAATGTTTTGTCAGAAAAATAGAAAGGGACAAGTCATTTGAAAGCTACAGTCCTTGTCTTTTTGGAAATCAAACTCAAATCTTACTGCTGGCGATGTCATAAGAGTATGCAAAGTAGATCTAGTCATGGAAAAAAGGGTACACCCTGATGGACATTGTAAAGCATGTGCTTGTAGTTTTGAAAACCAAATGCACTTTACGGTGGTAGTATACAATATTATGCGTTTATTAGAAAATGCCACCAGAGGGTGTCAGAGTTTAAGAGGTTAATTACGATAAAACCAGGTGCCAAAACAAAGGACCCTGAATCGTCTACTGGACAAGTTGTTTGAGACTATACCCTGTCTTTTTACCCTTTGTATATAGCTTCTGCTTGTTTTTGTCCCCTGATCATCTTCTGCTAGCATCAAGCCACCAATTTCGCACTAGACGGGGGATTTTGGGATTTATCAATGCACAGTGAGGCGTTTGAACTTTGGAATAAAACATAAAGCAGTTCCATTGGCCCTCCTAAATATTTGTTTTTGCCTTGGAGCTTCACAAACTGCCGTGTTTTCCCCCGCCGACCAATGCCGACATGGGGCATGTTGAGGAAGGTGCAACTACTGCAATGACAGTTTCAGTCATCTTGTGACATTGTCGATCTTGTGACATTGCTCAGACACACACCAACGCAAAACACGCAAACATATGGTGAAAAATAATCCCTCACCTACACACCGGTACAAGGCACAGAAATGGAACCTGGGCCTACCGCATGTCTCACAGAGGTCAACGGCACCGCAttacagtgcttgaggcgtcactacagacccgggttcgatcccaggctgcgTTACAGCCGGCTGTGGtcaggagacccatgaggcggcgcacaatctGGGTTAGGCCGTCCGGGATTTCCTTGTCTCATTggactctagcgactccttgtggcgggccaggcacctgcaggctgaccttgGTAGCCATCTGGACGGTGTTTCCTCGGACACATTGatacggctggcttccgggttaaggaagcagtgtgtcaagaagcagtacaGCTTGGCAGCGTAGTTTTGAACAGAAACAGTATATTTCTCTCCCTGGTCGGGGAgaatggctctcgaccttcgcctccataggggagttgcagcaatgggacaagactaactaccaattggatatcgtGAAATTGGGGAGTAAATGGGGTAAaagtacaaatatatatttttgggatattatatatatatataaatatacatacatacatacatacatacatacatacatacatacatacatacatacatacatacatacatacatacatacatacatacatacatacatacatacatacatacatacatacatacatacatacatacatacatatatacacacacacacacagggcaaaaACGGattcagtcagccaccaattgtgcaagttctcccacttaaaaagatgaggcctgtaattttcatcataggtacacttcaactatgacagacaaaattagaagaaaaaaatccagaaaatcacattgtaggattttttattattttatttgcaaattatggtggaaaataagtatttggtcacctacaaacaagcaagatttctggctctcacagacctgtaacttctttacgaggctcctctgtcctccactctttacctgtattaatgccacctgtttgaacttgttatcagtataaaatacacctatccacaacctcaaacagtcacactccaaactccattatggccaagactaaagagctgtcagaggacaccaaaaacaaaattgtagacctgcaccaggctgggaagactgaatctgcaatgggtaagcagcttggtttgaagaaatcaactgtgggagcgaattttaggaaatggaagacatacaagaccactgataatctccctcgatctggggctccacgcaagatctcaccccgtggggtcaaaatgatcacgagaacggtgaggaaaaatcccagaaccacacggggagacctagtgaatgacctgcagagagccgggaccaaagtaacaaagcctaacatcagtaacacactacgccgccagggactcaaatcctgcagtgccagacgtgtccccctgcttaagccagtacatgtccaggcccgtctgaagtttgctagagagcatttggatgatccagaagaagattgggagaatgtcatatggtcagatgaaaccaaaatataactttttggtaaaaacttaactcgtcgtgtttggaggacaaagaattctgagttgcatccaaataacaccatacctactgtgaagcatggtggtggataCATCATGCTTTggtgctgtttttctgcaaagggaccaggacgactgatccgtgtaaaggaaagaatgaatggggccatgtatcgtgagattttgagtgaaaacctccttccatcagcaagggcattgaagatgaaacgtggctgggtctttcagcatgacaatgatcccaaacacaccgcccgggcaacgaaggagtggcttcgtaagaagcatttcaaggtcctggagtggcagagccagtctccagatctcaatcccatagaaaatctttggagggagttgaaagtccgtgttgcccagcaacagccccaaaaaaatcactgctctagaggagatctgcatggaggaatgggccaaaataccagcaacagtgtgtgaaaaccttgtgaagatttacagaaaatgtttgacctctgtcattgccaacaaagggtatataacaaagtattgagatcaacttttgttattgaccaaatacttattttccaccataatttgcaaataaattcattaaaaatcctacaatgtgattttctggggttttttcttctaattttgtctgacatagtggaagtgtacctatgattaaaattacaggcctctctcatctttttaagtgggagaacttgcacaattggtggctgactaaatacttttttgccccactgtatttgccAAGGTTTCAGGACTTCTGACACCATGTTAAGATCCTAGTCAGATATGACTGTACTGCGCAGCAGAACACGAGCAAATGGCTCAGCTTCAAAACGTTAGTGATTAATTTAGCAATACCCGAGCCCTACTCGTACGTTAGTTATTGCTAAAAAGAAAACAGGCCTTAACCCGATGTATAACGTTGGGGCTCGGCTCAGATAGCAGAGCTCTACTACTAACCATGTAGGCACTCGGGCCCTCCCATCATGCCTGGCAGTCCGTTTGGTGGCAGCGGCACATTGTCCAGGCCCAGCagcgaggaggaggaagatgaggaggacgaTGAAGAAGAACACGGCGGAGGGGATGACGGCGGGCACTGGGAGCTCTGGTTGGGCACGGCCGACTGCAGGGAACTCTGCGAGGGCACCTGGGCGCTGGCGCTGGAGCCGTTGCCACCTTTGTTGTGCATGGCCATGCCGTTCTCAGTCAGGAACTCCTCCAGGTCCATGTACTGAAGCTGGAAGAGGCCCCCGTCGCTGCAGGGCAGTGTGCGCTCCCACAGATGGGGCCCCAGGAAGGCCGACTGGGAAGGCCGGCCACCTGGACCTCCACTCATGGATTCCTCGTCTGAGTCCTGGGGTTTGTCTTTATCTGTTAgtgggagatggggagaaagagatagaaaggatatggagaaggagagcgagcgagatggagagagaataaaTGAAAGAGAACaattggaggaaaaggggagagagcgagagagggtcaTTGAGTACAAAAATACAGCCTGTTCAGTGTTCATCACTGCTGTCGCTTATCATCACATAATCTGCCTGGGAGCCATTGTGCCTTCAACAGCTCTGCATGCAACCAACCGTCATTACATGGCTGATTCAGCAACAGTGCCAGCAGTCTTCCCATCCACACACAGGCTGGCTGACAAATTTGAGTAAGGGTGTGAGATGCTATGCTAATATCATGAAGGTGAACTGAAATGCTACTCTGACATCATGAAGAGGAAGTGAGATGCTAAGCTAGCAtaatgaggaaagagagagatgctagGCTAACATAATGAGGGAGTGAGATAACACGCTAACATTATTAGCGGAGGTGGCATCGTCTCGTGTCTCAGCCCTCACTCCCTTGAATTGGCAGCTTAGCGAGGGTAATAAGGGGAGGCGAGAGCCATCACATTAATGAGCAAGGAGAGGGGGCTCCGAAATGGGGGATGACTATCAGTGTGACACTGCTAAGAGCTAGGCAGAGGAGATCAGATAGAGGGTTGAAGAGGTGGGGAAAAGGGTGACAGGGCTGATTCATAGTGTGATGATCACACCAGGGCTGTACTGGCCAGCACAGCGCATTattgtcagcacacacacacgcccacacacagtTTTGGaagtgagatagagaggagagagacatgcagagggaagagagaggagaaaaaaaggGAATGCAAAATaagccagacagacaggagagatgatagagaagagaggagacatgagaggagtgagaggggtgaaagggaggagaggagagaaaagcaaTTCAAAAATCATAAATAGACAGGAGAGAGGCGAGATGGAACAGAGGAGTAAttagggaggaggatggagacagaaAAAGAAGGAATGAATATAAGAGGAGATGTGGTGATTAGgaagaggaaagggaagaggagactaTAAAGAGAttcaaagaggaggagagatggatgacaGAGCGATATTGGTGGATGAGGGGAGATATAGGAGATGAGATGAGGgtgagaaggaagagaaagaagggggagtgGAAATAGGagtgatggaagagaggagagaaaaggataggcagagagagatatgCAATGCAAAGAAAAGAGGTGGgatgaggaaagggagagaagtgAAGGGGGATTGAGGGAGATGTGACAAGTGCAAGAGGAGTGAATGAGGGGGATTTGGTAAATGtgctagaggatggagaggatggagaggcgGACAGAAGAGGTAGGAGAGGAGCGATACGCACAGCGAGTGGGTGTATATGAGGGTGTCGAACAAAGCAAGCAAGCCGACCAGGGAGAGAAATATACGGTTTCTGTTCAAAGAGAAATGCATCATGCATCGAAGCCACAGGCAAGCAAATATGTTGGATGCAAAAAACACTCAAGACTCCATCTCATGTAATAAAGCCCTTCTCCATCCCTTAACATTAGTGATGCACCCCGACTATGCATGCTCTAATGGTGAACTTGATGCTGGTAGGTCCTTTGTGCCCCGAGTCCATTGGAGGAGCTGTCAGTCTTGGTCAGCGTCACCTCTTACACAAAGATATCCATGGAAATTGTGGAGGGCTGCTGTTCAACTCTATAGCCACCAGGGGGAGGCTGTTAGTCAATGtgattgttgtttgtgtacagacAGCTGACTAAGGTTGTGACATCCCTTTAACCTAAACGTTAAGTTCCTTATTTTAGGGGACTAGCTACAGAACTGTTTCGcctgcacagactggaatatattctgggactcttccaatggcattgagtagTTTACCACATTAGTCACCGGCTTCCTTAATAAGTGTATCAATGACGTTGTGCCCATAGTGGTCAtacgtacatttcccaaccaTATGCCATGGGTTACAggaaacatccgcactgagctaaaggctagagctgccgctttcaaggacaCTAATCCgtacacttataagaaatcctgctatgcctgccgacgaaccatcaaacatgcaaaatgtcaatacaggactaaaatcAAATCCTACagcaccggctctgatgctcatcggatgtgTCTTAATGGATTacaaaagggaaacccagccgagagctgcccagtgacatgagcctaccagacgagctaaatgccttctattcTTGTTTTAaggaaagcaacactgaaccatgcgtgAGAGCACCAGTTGTTTTCCGGGCGACTGTAtgatcacactctccatagccgatgtgataagacctttaaacaggttaacattcacaagggaCAGACAGATTACCAGAACGCGTACTCAGAACATGCGCtaaccagctggcaagtgtcctcactgacattttcaacctttccctCATCacactgagtctgtaatacctacatacTTCAAGCAAACCAACATAGTCACTGTGcctaagaacactaaggtaacctgtctaaatgactaccgccccgtaacACTCACAtcatagccatgaaatgctttgaaagactggtcatggctcacatcaacaccatcatctcagaaaccctggacccagtccaatttgcataccaccccaaacagatccacagatgatacaatctctattgcacttcatACTGCTCGatcccacctgaacaaaaggaaaaatgctgttcattgactacagctcagtgttcaacaccatagtgaccttcaagatcatcactaagctaaggatcctgggactgaaccctccctctgcaactggatcctggacttcctgacgggctgcccccaaggtggtgagggtaggcaacaacacatctgccacgctgacctCCCTGCGTGAtaacccacgactgtgtggccgtACAagtctccaacaccatcattaagtctgtcgacggggctgtagtagagcgGGTTCGAGAGCTACAAGtccctctgtgtccacatcactaagaacctatcatggtccaaacacaccaacacagttgtgaagagggcacgacaatgcctcttccccctcaggcgGCAGGAGTCTGAAAGGATttgtcatgggccctcagatcctcaaaaacttctacagctgcaccattgagggcATCTTGACTGCCTGCATCAACGCTTGGTAAggtaactgcttggcatccgaccacacGGCGCTACAGAGattagtgcatatggcccagtacatcactggggccgaactccctaccatccaggacctctataccaggcggtcaTAGCCGCGGGAATTAGGGGGTTGCTGCAACCCCCCCCCCTGAAAAATCTAAATTAtatttgaaataaataatttttcagaaaagtagtgcactgggcatttaatagtcctgtattattAGACTAATATAGCCGTCTGCAGTGCCAGCACAGGCAAAAAAGATTAGTCCAGCCCCACCCCAACTACTTCCCACGGCTAtgcaggcagtgtcagaggaaggccctagaaatggtcaaaaactccagccacccaagtcagacTCTTCTCTTTGCTACAGCACGGCAtgcggtactggagcaccaagtctctGATCAATAGGCTCCtggacagcttctaccctcaagccacaagacttctgaacagttaatcaaatggctatccagACAATTTACATTCAATCCCTCTATTATTTATTTCTCAGTTGTtttgcactcacacacacacacattacatacactcacacatgcatattgacgacacacacacacacacacacacacacacacacacacacacacacacacacacacacacacacacacacacacacacacacacacacacacacacacacactgcttctactctgtttattatatatcctgattGATTAGTCACTTTTCCTCCTACCTACTTGTACATACTATATTACTTCAATTACCTCGTActactgcacattgactcggtactggtactccttgtatatagcatCGTTATTGTTTtaattgtgttactatttccttttttatttagcaaatatttgtCTTTTTTTTTACTCTGCACTGTTGGGAATGTCCTTTaatttaagcatttcactgttaagtCTGCAccggttgtatttggcgcatgtgaccaatTAAGTTTGATTTGACTCAAAGTTCTGGTTGTCCTGCTTCACGTGCTGCTCTCATCTGAGATGCAGTATGTGAAATCTGACGCCATATTTGCAAAGGCAGGAAAAATGTGTCGCTCCCTATCTAAACAAAGGATGGATTTCCTCTGGCTGTGAAGCTTGCAGCTCCACTTACAGCATATGAAACAGGTGATtgcagaaaaatatatatatctcactGTGATGTTCTCGGATGGACTTGGAGCTCTCaaaatgaaaaaaatacaaaataatttaGAACAATATAAACAAGACCGCTTTCTCTTGGTCACATAGCAACTAAATCATTTTGTGCTTAAGGTTGAAGTTGTAACAAGTCCGTCATCAGTTATATGAAATGGTGCCAATTTTGTTGTCACGAAGTATGATCATTTTTATTTTACAGCAATATGAAATATTAAATAAGTCATTAATCATTTGTTACTATATTTAGAATGCATTTTAATAATTTCAAACCCTTACCTCAacttttgttgaataggaaataAATCATACATGATTTTTCATATTTACATCATATTGCAAACTGTGAACACCTCAGGATTTTATAACTACTTGCCAGAAAGGTGAGCTTTTAACATTTCTAGCAGTAATGACTAGATATTGCTTATGGACTTCATGATAAATAACTACTTTTGGGTACATCTATTTTTTTTGACATTACATTTAACAACCTTCCCTGCTCCCACCCTTAGTTAATATTTGAGTATTTACAATGTCTGTGTTTGTTGGATTGAGAGCTCGGTGTACACTGAGCATACAAAACATTtagaatacctgctctttccactgaccaggtgaatccaggtgaaagctatgatcccttgataaatccacttcaatcagtatagatttgatttattatttaaccttttatttaacttaagaacaaattcttatttacaatgatggcctaaccctagtgggttaacttccttgttcaggggcaacttccttgttcaggggcagctctgggattcgatctagcaaccttttggttactggtccaacgctcttaccactaggctacctgcgccCCATACAATAGATGAAGGgcctttaagccttgagacattgattgtgtatgtgtgccattcagagggtgaatgggcaagacaaaagattaaagacctttgaacggggtatggtagtaggtgacaggtgcaccggtttgagcgtgtcaagaactgcaactctgtTGGGTTTTTCCATTTCaaaagtttcctgtgtgtatccagAATGGTcaatcacccaaaggacatcatgccaactatgggaagcattggagtcaacataggccgGCATCCTTATAGAACGCTTtggtcaccttgtagagtccatgcccccaacgaattgagactgttctgagagcaaaaggggCTGAAACTAAAatatgttcctaatgttttgtacactcagtgtacatcaaTATCATGAGATATGTCCTTAATGAAGGATAAACACACTAATGTTCTATGCTGTGTATGTGTTGTTGCTGACAACAAAAATATGAACCTATTGCCATAATAAGTAATGCATAATACAAGTTAATGAATGCTTTATACAAGTTAAAGAATACTTTATATTTATAAACATGAAACCAAGCCAACGAAATGAAAACAAAGTTTGCAggccaccctgtgtgtgtgtgtgtgcgtacttaTTTTAATATTTGTTATGCATATACTGTCCCCTTCCTTCCTGCCCTCACCACACAAACCTCACCTTTCATTACACAGCAGTCTTTCGCTCGCTGGTCAACCTTGATGGGCAGCTGTAGGAGAGTCTTGAGGCTGGCCATGGAGTTCAAGTGTCCGCCGGTCGGGACACTGCCCGCAAGGTTACCAGTGCCGAACTGTGGGCTCGCTCCAGCCGGGAGGTCAGGCGGTAGGAGCTGTGTGAGCGGCCTAGACATGATTGGGATGGCCGTTGATTCCCACGGTGGAATGAGCGCTGAATTTATCCGATTAATCCACAAAACGATTGACTGGCTGTCAGCGGGTTCACAACAGTGACGTGACGATTAAAAAGGTGGACAGCTGAATACACACTGCTAGACCGACTGTTATTTACCTCATTCGAAAGGCTAACATTCGGTTATCTAAATATGCATTAAGAAAGTGCTAGAGAATAGTACAATTCGACAtgacaaatataattttataTCAACAATAAACTATTGCTATTGCTCTTCCAACTTtccatga is part of the Oncorhynchus gorbuscha isolate QuinsamMale2020 ecotype Even-year linkage group LG09, OgorEven_v1.0, whole genome shotgun sequence genome and harbors:
- the LOC124043599 gene encoding hepatic leukemia factor-like, producing the protein MSRPLTQLLPPDLPAGASPQFGTGNLAGSVPTGGHLNSMASLKTLLQLPIKVDQRAKDCCVMKDKDKPQDSDEESMSGGPGGRPSQSAFLGPHLWERTLPCSDGGLFQLQYMDLEEFLTENGMAMHNKGGNGSSASAQVPSQSSLQSAVPNQSSQCPPSSPPPCSSSSSSSSSSSSLLGLDNVPLPPNGLPGMMGGPECLHGGQVGPPDLSPSSTTTSPCPPGPPGRPPVTSSTADVMVNFDPDPADVALSSVPGQEAFDPRRHRFSDEELKPQPMIKKARKMLVPDEQKDDKYWSRRYKNNEAAKRSRDARRLKENQITVRAAFLERENAALRQEVADMRKELGRCRNILNKFESRHGDL